A single region of the Sphingobium sp. EP60837 genome encodes:
- a CDS encoding class I SAM-dependent methyltransferase, with protein sequence MNRLARAGLLLTAIAVPALPLAAQHAGHASHKPAQAADPIAAAVAAPSRSAANTARDKYRHPAQTLAFFGVAPGQTVVEYSPSGGWYTEILAPLLREKGTLYALQPSGRYLDGYRKFLAAKPDVYDRVKLVAFPEQAAMIPVGSVDTLLTFRNVHNMVMAGTETATFKAFYDLLKPGGTLGIVDHRLPEDRDAALEKSSGYLKVSTIRRLAEAAGFEYVGASEINANPKDTADWPKGVWTLPPTLTNGDVDKAKYVAVGESDRMTLKFRKPGR encoded by the coding sequence ATGAACCGTCTCGCGCGCGCCGGTCTGTTGCTGACCGCCATCGCTGTTCCCGCCCTGCCGCTCGCCGCGCAGCATGCCGGTCATGCAAGCCACAAGCCTGCCCAGGCGGCCGATCCGATCGCCGCCGCAGTCGCTGCGCCAAGCCGCAGCGCCGCCAACACGGCCCGCGATAAATATCGGCACCCCGCGCAAACGCTCGCCTTCTTCGGCGTCGCGCCCGGCCAGACCGTGGTGGAATATAGTCCCAGCGGCGGCTGGTACACGGAGATCCTCGCTCCGCTGCTGCGCGAGAAGGGTACTCTCTATGCGCTCCAGCCTTCGGGCCGTTATCTGGACGGTTACCGCAAATTTCTCGCCGCGAAGCCCGATGTCTATGACAGGGTGAAGCTGGTTGCCTTTCCGGAGCAAGCCGCAATGATCCCGGTGGGCAGCGTCGATACGCTGCTCACTTTCCGCAACGTCCATAATATGGTGATGGCTGGAACGGAAACGGCAACCTTCAAGGCGTTCTACGATCTTCTGAAGCCCGGCGGGACGCTGGGCATCGTCGATCACCGCTTGCCGGAGGACCGGGACGCCGCGCTGGAAAAGAGCAGCGGCTATCTCAAGGTATCGACTATCCGCCGCCTGGCCGAGGCGGCGGGCTTCGAATATGTCGGCGCTTCGGAAATCAACGCCAATCCCAAGGACACGGCCGACTGGCCAAAGGGTGTCTGGACCCTGCCCCCCACCCTAACCAATGGCGATGTGGACAAAGCCAAATATGTAGCGGTCGGCGAAAGCGATCGAATGACGCTGAAATTCCGCAAACCCGGGCGATAG
- a CDS encoding F0F1 ATP synthase subunit gamma: MASLKELKIRIGSVKSTQKITKAKQMVAAAKLRKAQAAAEAARPYSSRLEAVVASLASKIAGGSGEGASPLLAGTGKDDVHLLVVANSDRGLAGAFNANIVKAARAKAEELIEQGKTVRFYLIGRKGRPVINRTFPGMIVAQFETTGAKEPGYSQAEAIAHELTDMYLNGKFDVAHLFFSRFKSALAQIPTEQQIIPVKIPADADRNAIAATVEYEPSEEAILDDLLPRNVTVQIFKALLENNASEQGASMTAMDNATRNAGDLINKLTIQYNRSRQAAITTELVEIISGAEAL, translated from the coding sequence ATGGCCAGCCTCAAGGAACTGAAGATCCGCATCGGGTCGGTGAAGTCGACCCAGAAGATCACCAAGGCGAAGCAGATGGTCGCCGCCGCGAAGCTGCGCAAGGCGCAGGCCGCGGCCGAAGCCGCGCGTCCCTATTCCAGCCGCTTGGAAGCGGTCGTCGCCAGTCTCGCTTCGAAGATCGCGGGCGGTTCGGGCGAAGGCGCTTCACCGCTACTCGCCGGCACCGGCAAGGATGACGTTCATCTGCTGGTGGTCGCCAACTCGGATCGTGGTCTTGCGGGCGCGTTCAACGCCAACATCGTGAAGGCCGCTCGCGCCAAGGCCGAGGAGCTGATCGAGCAGGGCAAGACCGTCCGCTTCTATCTGATCGGCCGCAAGGGCCGTCCGGTCATCAACCGGACTTTCCCCGGCATGATCGTCGCCCAGTTCGAAACCACCGGCGCGAAGGAACCGGGCTACTCGCAGGCTGAAGCGATCGCGCACGAGCTGACCGACATGTATCTGAACGGCAAATTCGACGTCGCGCACCTCTTCTTCTCGCGCTTCAAGTCGGCGCTGGCGCAGATCCCGACCGAACAGCAGATCATCCCGGTCAAAATCCCGGCGGACGCCGACCGCAACGCCATTGCCGCCACGGTGGAATATGAGCCGAGCGAGGAAGCGATCCTCGACGACCTGCTGCCGCGCAACGTGACGGTGCAGATCTTCAAGGCGCTGCTGGAAAACAACGCGTCCGAACAGGGCGCCTCGATGACCGCCATGGACAATGCGACCCGCAATGCCGGCGACCTCATCAACAAGCTGACCATTCAGTATAACCGCAGCCGTCAGGCCGCGATCACCACCGAACTGGTCGAAATCATCTCGGGCGCCGAAGCCCTCTAA
- the atpD gene encoding F0F1 ATP synthase subunit beta: MATTNNVGRISQVIGAVVDVTFPDAVPFILSALETSNNGQRLVLEVAQHLGENTVRTIAMDSTDGLTRGQEVTDTGAQICVPVGPATLGRILNVVGEPIDERGPVATTLSAPIHAKAPEFVDQSTESSILVTGIKVIDLLAPYAKGGKIGLFGGAGVGKTVLIQELINNIAKGHGGTSVFAGVGERTREGNDLYHEFLDAGVIAKDADGNAISEGSKVALVYGQMNEPPGARARVALSGLTIAEYFRDQEGQDVLFFVDNIFRFTQAGAEVSALLGRIPSAVGYQPTLATDMGALQERITSTNKGSITSVQAVYVPADDLTDPAPATSFAHLDATTVLNRAISELGIYPAVDPLDSTSRVLEPRTVGQEHYDTARAVQSILQKYKSLQDIIAILGMDELSEEDKLTVARARKIQKFLSQPFHVAEVFTGISGKFVQIEDTVKSFKAVVEGEYDHLPENAFYMVGGIDEAVEKAKKLAAEAA; this comes from the coding sequence ATGGCAACCACCAACAATGTAGGCCGCATCTCGCAGGTCATCGGCGCTGTCGTCGACGTGACCTTCCCCGATGCGGTCCCGTTCATCCTCTCGGCGCTGGAAACCAGCAACAACGGCCAGCGCCTGGTGCTGGAAGTCGCCCAGCATCTGGGTGAGAACACCGTCCGCACCATCGCGATGGACTCGACCGACGGCCTGACCCGTGGCCAGGAAGTGACCGACACCGGCGCGCAGATCTGCGTTCCCGTCGGCCCGGCCACGCTCGGCCGCATCCTGAACGTCGTCGGCGAGCCGATCGACGAGCGCGGCCCGGTCGCCACCACCCTCTCCGCCCCGATCCACGCCAAGGCTCCCGAGTTCGTCGACCAGTCGACCGAAAGCTCGATCCTGGTCACCGGCATCAAGGTCATCGACCTTCTCGCCCCCTATGCGAAGGGCGGCAAGATCGGCCTGTTCGGCGGCGCGGGCGTCGGCAAGACCGTGCTCATCCAGGAACTGATCAACAACATCGCGAAGGGCCATGGCGGCACCTCCGTGTTCGCGGGCGTCGGTGAGCGGACCCGCGAAGGCAACGATCTCTATCACGAATTCCTCGACGCCGGCGTTATCGCCAAGGACGCCGACGGCAATGCGATCAGCGAAGGTTCGAAAGTGGCCCTGGTTTATGGCCAGATGAACGAGCCGCCGGGCGCCCGCGCACGCGTCGCCCTGTCGGGCCTCACCATCGCGGAATATTTCCGCGACCAGGAAGGCCAGGACGTGCTGTTCTTCGTCGACAACATCTTCCGCTTCACCCAGGCGGGCGCGGAAGTGTCGGCTCTGCTCGGCCGTATTCCTTCGGCGGTGGGCTATCAGCCGACCCTGGCGACCGACATGGGCGCGCTGCAGGAGCGCATCACCTCGACCAACAAGGGTTCGATCACCTCGGTGCAGGCCGTGTACGTCCCCGCGGACGACTTGACCGACCCGGCGCCGGCAACCTCCTTCGCGCACTTGGACGCCACCACCGTTCTTAACCGTGCGATCTCGGAGCTGGGCATCTACCCCGCGGTCGATCCGCTCGACTCCACCAGCCGCGTCCTTGAGCCGCGCACCGTGGGCCAGGAACATTACGACACGGCCCGCGCGGTCCAGTCGATCCTGCAGAAGTACAAGTCGTTGCAGGACATCATCGCGATCCTGGGCATGGACGAGCTGTCCGAAGAGGACAAGCTGACCGTCGCCCGCGCGCGCAAGATCCAGAAGTTCCTGTCGCAGCCCTTCCACGTCGCCGAAGTCTTCACCGGCATCTCGGGCAAGTTCGTCCAGATCGAAGACACGGTGAAGTCGTTCAAGGCCGTGGTCGAAGGCGAATATGACCATCTGCCCGAAAACGCCTTTTACATGGTCGGCGGCATCGACGAAGCCGTCGAAAAGGCGAAGAAGCTGGCCGCCGAAGCGGCGTAA
- a CDS encoding ATP synthase F1 subunit epsilon, producing MALHFELVTPEKLVRSEEVYQVVVPGTDGDFGVLEGHAPFMSTVRDGAIQIFASAGSAPEVIPVQGGFAEVNEKGLTVLAEHAG from the coding sequence ATGGCACTGCATTTCGAACTCGTGACCCCCGAAAAGCTCGTCCGCTCGGAAGAGGTCTATCAGGTCGTCGTCCCCGGCACCGATGGCGACTTCGGCGTGCTGGAAGGCCACGCCCCCTTCATGTCCACCGTCCGCGACGGCGCGATCCAGATCTTCGCCAGCGCCGGTTCGGCCCCCGAAGTCATCCCCGTCCAGGGCGGCTTTGCGGAAGTGAATGAAAAGGGCCTAACCGTCCTTGCGGAGCATGCTGGCTGA
- a CDS encoding S1C family serine protease, with the protein MVARLRRLCLLLALALPATALAEQQDIAAAARGVVRIAIVATDGSEAYFVGHGSGFAVAPDKVITNAHVVELTREEKNLVIGVIPSEGRKSYGGRVIAYSPGNDLALIQLEEGHLPVSTFYAGAVSDGQHVTAIGYPGTVDRAQGLGLRQMVEPLSTVKTSGNISSGRSSQSFDTILHTAPLAAGNSGGPLVDDCGRVLGVNSFGSVSDGNDAEFGFAVSWREVASFLRQAGVSSLHTVIPCRSMAEADAAEAGLSQREAQQSEQSERAKADAREAAIEKARDTAERDIISARENAMAGAAVLLAFAVLGLGAGGLFYSQGRERRATWFLAGGGLLLLGAFALFFLKPSFSSIDERVKLPDDGRVTGNNAYAWEGDNICRVDFDRSRLTISEANDIPFNWTQSGCVNGSSQYVSAGSEWERATVPDSGNIITVSRFSPATGTLRIQRWLPDADTMDKARALLKDGPIRACGSDSDLLGRIAGLRSGLAALLPAQPNERLVYHCRKGRLAPPDPSN; encoded by the coding sequence ATGGTCGCTCGTCTTCGCCGCCTCTGCCTTCTGCTCGCGCTCGCTTTGCCCGCTACGGCATTGGCGGAACAGCAGGATATCGCCGCCGCCGCCCGTGGCGTGGTCCGCATCGCCATCGTCGCAACAGATGGCAGCGAAGCCTATTTCGTCGGGCATGGCAGCGGCTTTGCCGTTGCGCCGGACAAGGTCATCACCAATGCCCATGTCGTCGAGCTGACGCGCGAGGAGAAAAATCTCGTCATCGGCGTGATCCCGTCCGAAGGCCGCAAAAGCTATGGCGGCCGCGTCATCGCCTATTCGCCCGGCAATGATCTTGCGCTCATCCAGCTGGAGGAAGGGCATCTTCCCGTTAGCACCTTCTATGCAGGCGCGGTCAGCGATGGGCAGCATGTGACAGCCATCGGCTATCCCGGCACCGTCGATCGCGCGCAGGGCCTCGGCCTCAGGCAAATGGTCGAGCCGCTCAGCACGGTAAAGACCAGCGGCAACATATCCTCCGGCCGCTCCAGCCAGAGCTTCGACACCATCCTCCACACCGCACCTCTCGCCGCCGGGAACAGCGGCGGGCCATTGGTCGACGACTGTGGCCGCGTGCTGGGGGTCAACAGCTTCGGCTCCGTGTCGGATGGCAATGACGCCGAATTCGGGTTCGCGGTCTCATGGCGTGAAGTGGCCTCCTTCCTCCGCCAGGCCGGAGTTTCCTCACTCCACACTGTCATCCCCTGCCGCTCCATGGCGGAAGCCGACGCGGCCGAAGCCGGGCTGTCCCAGCGGGAAGCGCAGCAGAGCGAACAATCCGAACGCGCCAAGGCCGACGCGCGGGAGGCAGCCATCGAAAAAGCTCGCGACACCGCCGAGCGCGACATCATCTCCGCCCGCGAAAACGCCATGGCGGGGGCGGCGGTCCTCCTCGCCTTCGCCGTGCTGGGGCTGGGCGCTGGCGGGCTTTTCTACAGCCAGGGCCGCGAACGCCGCGCCACCTGGTTTCTCGCTGGCGGCGGTCTGCTGCTGCTTGGCGCCTTCGCTCTTTTCTTCCTCAAACCGAGCTTTTCCAGCATCGATGAACGGGTGAAGCTGCCCGATGACGGTCGCGTCACCGGCAACAACGCCTATGCGTGGGAAGGCGACAATATCTGCCGCGTCGATTTTGACCGCAGCCGCCTTACCATCTCCGAAGCCAACGACATCCCGTTCAACTGGACCCAAAGCGGCTGCGTCAATGGCAGCAGTCAATATGTCAGCGCCGGCAGTGAATGGGAACGTGCGACCGTCCCCGATTCCGGCAATATTATAACAGTCAGCCGCTTCAGTCCCGCGACCGGCACATTGCGCATTCAGCGCTGGCTGCCCGATGCCGACACGATGGACAAGGCGCGGGCGTTGCTGAAGGATGGCCCGATCAGGGCGTGCGGCAGCGACTCCGACCTGCTCGGCAGGATCGCGGGACTGCGATCCGGTCTCGCCGCCCTCTTGCCCGCCCAGCCGAATGAACGGCTCGTCTATCATTGCCGCAAGGGCCGCCTCGCTCCTCCTGATCCGTCCAACTGA
- the atpA gene encoding F0F1 ATP synthase subunit alpha: protein MDINAAEISKVIKDQIANFGTEAQVSEVGSVLTVGDGIARVHGLDNVQAGEMVEFANGVQGMALNLEADNVGVVIFGSDAEIKEGDTVKRTGTIVDVPVGKGLLGRVVDGLGNPIDGKGPIAYTERKRVETKAPGIIPRKSVHEPVQTGLKAIDALVPVGRGQRELIIGDRQTGKTAVAIDTFINQKGINAGDDESKKLYCIYVAIGQKRSTVAQIVKQLEENGAMEYSIVVAATASEPAPLQYLAPYTGVTMGEYFRDNGMHAVIVYDDLSKQAVSYRQMSLLLRRPPGREAYPGDVFYLHSRLLERAAKMNDANGAGSLTALPIIETQAGDVSAYIPTNVISITDGQIFLETNLFYQGIRPAINVGLSVSRVGSAAQTKAMKKVSGSIKLELAQYREMAAFAQFGSDLDASTQKLLNRGARLTELLKQAQFSPLPFEEQTASIFAGTNGYLDSVPVKDVTRYEELMLAYLRHDHADVLAAIRDSKDLGDEPKAKLKAALDSFGKTFA, encoded by the coding sequence ATGGATATCAACGCCGCAGAAATTTCGAAGGTCATCAAGGACCAGATCGCCAATTTCGGCACCGAAGCGCAGGTGAGCGAAGTCGGTTCCGTGCTGACCGTGGGTGACGGCATCGCCCGCGTCCATGGCCTCGACAATGTCCAGGCGGGCGAAATGGTCGAGTTCGCCAATGGCGTGCAGGGCATGGCGCTCAACCTCGAAGCCGACAATGTCGGCGTCGTGATCTTCGGCTCGGACGCCGAGATCAAGGAAGGCGACACCGTCAAGCGCACCGGCACCATCGTCGATGTTCCGGTCGGCAAGGGCCTGCTCGGCCGCGTCGTGGACGGCCTCGGCAACCCGATCGATGGCAAGGGTCCGATCGCTTACACCGAGCGCAAGCGCGTCGAAACGAAGGCTCCGGGCATCATCCCCCGCAAGTCGGTGCACGAACCCGTGCAGACCGGCCTCAAGGCGATCGACGCCCTCGTCCCCGTCGGCCGTGGCCAGCGCGAGCTGATCATCGGCGACCGCCAGACCGGCAAGACCGCCGTCGCGATCGATACCTTCATCAACCAGAAGGGCATCAACGCGGGCGATGACGAGAGCAAGAAGCTCTACTGCATCTACGTCGCCATCGGCCAGAAGCGCTCGACCGTCGCGCAGATCGTCAAGCAGCTCGAGGAAAATGGCGCGATGGAATATTCCATCGTCGTCGCCGCGACCGCTTCGGAGCCCGCTCCGCTCCAGTATCTGGCGCCCTACACCGGCGTCACCATGGGCGAATATTTCCGCGACAACGGCATGCATGCCGTGATCGTCTATGATGACCTTTCCAAGCAGGCCGTCTCCTATCGCCAGATGTCGCTGCTGCTGCGTCGTCCTCCGGGCCGCGAAGCCTATCCCGGCGACGTTTTCTACCTGCACAGCCGCCTGCTGGAGCGTGCGGCGAAGATGAACGACGCCAATGGCGCAGGCTCGCTGACTGCGCTGCCGATCATCGAGACGCAGGCGGGCGACGTGTCGGCCTACATCCCGACCAACGTGATTTCGATCACCGACGGCCAGATCTTCCTCGAAACCAACCTATTCTACCAAGGCATCCGTCCGGCCATTAACGTCGGTCTGTCGGTGTCGCGCGTGGGCTCGGCCGCGCAGACCAAGGCGATGAAGAAGGTTTCGGGCTCGATCAAGCTGGAGCTGGCTCAGTATCGCGAAATGGCGGCCTTCGCCCAGTTCGGTTCGGACCTCGACGCTTCGACCCAGAAGCTGCTGAACCGTGGTGCGCGTCTGACTGAGCTGCTCAAGCAGGCCCAGTTCTCCCCGCTGCCCTTCGAAGAGCAGACCGCGTCGATCTTCGCTGGCACCAACGGTTATCTGGACAGCGTGCCGGTCAAGGACGTGACGCGTTATGAAGAGCTGATGCTCGCTTATCTGCGCCACGACCATGCCGATGTCCTCGCCGCGATCCGCGACAGCAAGGATTTGGGTGATGAGCCCAAGGCCAAGCTGAAGGCCGCGCTCGACAGCTTCGGCAAGACCTTCGCCTAA
- a CDS encoding CpaF family protein, producing the protein MSAFGRKNGPAGIKPGFGVARPMQGGAPREEVRGGEQFPPLDMAPLPAETLADPLSAPTGQMQRNADALQRLSDRANAEHVPDAGPQGFEASVHKIKEQVLPRLLERVDPEAAATLSKDELAEEFRPIIMEVLAELKLTLNRREQFALEKVLVDELLGLGPLEELLADPDVSDIMVNGPEQTYIEKKGKLQIAPIKFRDEEHLFQIAQRIVNKVGRRVDQTTPLADARLPDGSRVNVIVPPLSLRGTAISIRKFSAKPITLDMLAQWGAMSPQMCTALKIAGACRMNIVISGGTGSGKTTMLNALSKMIDPGERVLTIEDAAELRLQQPHWLPLETRPPNLEGQGAITIGDLVKNALRMRPDRIILGEIRGAECFDLLAAMNTGHDGSMCTLHSNSPRECLGRMENMILMGDIKIPKEAISKQIADSVDLIVQVKRLRDGSRRVTNVTEVIGMEGDVIVTQELFKFEYHDEDDSGRIVGEYRSMGLRPYTLDKARQFGFDQPFLEACL; encoded by the coding sequence ATGAGCGCGTTTGGACGGAAAAATGGACCTGCCGGCATTAAGCCGGGATTCGGCGTCGCCCGGCCGATGCAGGGCGGAGCGCCTCGCGAGGAAGTGCGCGGAGGCGAGCAATTTCCGCCGCTCGACATGGCGCCCTTGCCGGCGGAAACGCTGGCCGATCCGCTTTCCGCACCTACCGGCCAGATGCAGCGCAACGCCGACGCGCTGCAGCGGCTCTCCGACCGCGCCAATGCGGAACATGTGCCCGATGCAGGGCCGCAGGGCTTTGAGGCGTCGGTCCACAAGATCAAGGAACAGGTTCTTCCACGCCTCCTGGAGCGCGTCGATCCCGAAGCCGCCGCAACCCTCAGCAAGGATGAGTTGGCGGAGGAATTCCGTCCCATCATCATGGAGGTGCTGGCCGAACTGAAGCTCACCCTCAACCGGCGCGAACAGTTCGCGCTGGAAAAGGTGCTGGTCGATGAACTGCTCGGCCTCGGCCCGCTCGAAGAACTGCTGGCCGATCCGGACGTCAGCGACATCATGGTCAACGGCCCGGAACAGACCTATATCGAAAAAAAGGGCAAGCTCCAGATCGCCCCGATCAAGTTCCGCGACGAGGAGCATCTGTTCCAGATCGCGCAGCGCATCGTGAACAAGGTCGGTCGCCGCGTCGATCAGACCACACCGCTGGCCGACGCCCGCCTGCCCGACGGCAGCCGCGTCAACGTCATCGTGCCGCCCCTTTCGCTCCGCGGCACCGCCATCTCCATCCGTAAATTCTCCGCCAAGCCGATCACGCTCGACATGCTGGCGCAATGGGGCGCGATGAGCCCGCAAATGTGCACGGCGCTGAAGATCGCGGGCGCCTGCCGCATGAACATCGTCATTTCGGGCGGCACCGGCTCGGGCAAGACGACCATGCTCAATGCCCTATCGAAGATGATCGATCCGGGCGAGCGCGTACTGACCATCGAGGACGCGGCCGAACTCCGCCTGCAGCAGCCGCATTGGCTACCGCTCGAAACCCGCCCGCCGAACTTGGAAGGGCAAGGCGCGATCACCATCGGCGACCTCGTCAAGAACGCCCTGCGTATGCGCCCGGACCGCATCATCCTGGGCGAAATCCGTGGCGCGGAGTGTTTCGACCTGCTTGCCGCCATGAACACCGGACATGACGGCTCCATGTGCACGCTGCACAGCAACTCGCCCCGCGAGTGCCTGGGCCGTATGGAAAACATGATCCTGATGGGCGACATCAAGATCCCGAAAGAAGCCATTTCCAAGCAGATCGCCGACTCGGTCGATCTCATCGTGCAGGTCAAGCGCCTGCGCGACGGCTCGCGCCGCGTCACCAATGTAACCGAGGTCATCGGCATGGAGGGCGACGTCATCGTCACCCAGGAACTGTTCAAGTTCGAATATCATGACGAGGACGACAGCGGCCGTATCGTCGGCGAATATCGCTCCATGGGCCTGCGTCCCTACACGCTGGACAAGGCGCGGCAGTTCGGTTTCGACCAGCCGTTCCTGGAAGCCTGCCTCTAA
- a CDS encoding F0F1 ATP synthase subunit delta, with the protein METTGGIQASLSGRYAVALFDLARDGNALDTVANSLGAIKAAIAESADFKGLINNPVLSRDTASKTVAAVAASMGLDSLTTKFLGVLAENRRLAQLPAIIRAYETLLSNHKGETRAEVTSAHPLDANQVTALQQSLRARVGREVAVDAKVDPAILGGLVVKIGSQMIDSSIRTRLNSLAQAMKG; encoded by the coding sequence GTGGAGACTACCGGCGGCATTCAGGCTAGCCTCAGCGGCCGCTACGCGGTTGCGCTGTTCGATCTGGCTCGCGACGGCAACGCCCTCGATACCGTGGCGAACAGCCTCGGCGCGATCAAGGCGGCGATCGCCGAATCGGCGGATTTCAAGGGCCTCATCAACAACCCGGTGCTGAGCCGCGACACGGCGAGCAAGACTGTTGCAGCTGTCGCCGCTTCGATGGGCCTCGATTCGCTCACGACCAAGTTTCTGGGCGTGCTGGCCGAGAACCGCCGCCTGGCGCAGCTCCCCGCGATCATCCGCGCTTATGAAACCCTGCTGTCGAATCACAAGGGCGAGACCCGCGCCGAAGTGACGAGCGCGCATCCCCTCGACGCAAATCAGGTCACCGCCCTGCAGCAGAGCCTGCGCGCGCGCGTCGGCCGCGAAGTCGCGGTCGATGCCAAGGTCGATCCCGCGATCCTCGGTGGGTTGGTCGTCAAGATCGGCAGCCAGATGATCGATTCCTCCATCCGCACCCGTTTGAATAGTCTCGCCCAGGCGATGAAAGGCTGA